TTCTCCTTTTATGGTTGAAGTAACAAATAAAATAGAGCCTCTACTTTTTACAGGATTAATATAATTGATGTTATTGCGAAGAATTCTAAAAGATTCTGATAATATTGAGCGGTCTAAAAATTGAATAGTCTTGTTTTCTGTCTCAATAAAAGGTATTTCTGCAATTACTGGAATCTCTGGTAATAATGATTCTAAATCTTCTTTACTATTTATTTTATTGTCAAACAAATAATAAAAATAAAGGGTCCCAATAGGAAGTAAAATGCCAAAAAGTAGCGCAGTAATAAAAACTGTATTTCGTTCCGGTGCTATTGGAGTAGCCGAAAAAATAGCGTAATCTACAACTTTTATTGAAGGATTTGTTATCGCTAAATTAATAGCAGCTTCTTCTCTTTTTTGTAACAATAAAACATATAGTGATTCTTTTATTGATTGTTGTCTCTCTATCGATCGTACTCCCTTCTCATTGAATGGAACTTTGCTATATTTTGACTTGTCTGAACTGCTAATTCTGCTAAATTCATTTCGGTTAAACTCTAATACTTTCATATATCCAATGATAGATGCTTTTATATTATTTTTTATTTGTAAAGCTAGTGTTCCAGTTTCTCTAATCATCGGATTTGATTCTCCACCTCCGGATAGTATTAACTTATTGCGTTTTAGAATTTGTTCATTATAAGAAGCAACTAATCCGTTTACTTCGACATTTTCAATACCAATATTCGAAGGCAATAATTCAAGTCCTTTACTTGAGTTTATGGTGTTTTTCATGAGCTCAGCTAATGCGATTTGAGTATTAGCAGTTTCTAATTTTGATTTAGATTCATAATTGTTTTGCATTAAAACGGAAGCATCGGCTTCGACATAACTCAGTTCTTTTTCTTTTTTAAAATTTGCTTTTGAAATTTCAATAGAATCTAATTCATTAAAAATAAATTTAAACCGATCGTCAACAAACTCAATAGTTTTCTTGGAAACAAGTTGCCTGTCTTGAATACCATCTTGGTTAAAAACTTCAATCAATGTATTAATAATATCATTAATTTTCTCTTGATTAAAACCATTTAATGTAAGACTTAAAATATCACTTTGCTTGACAACATAATCAATAGTAATACTATTTGCTATAGATTGTACGACATTTTTTCTTGTTTTTAAAATGATTTTATAGGCATTGCCATTTGCTTTAATAAGAAAGTCTTTGTTTCTAAGAATTAATTTGCATGGAATCGATGTGTTGAAATTTGTTTCGCCAAATTTATATTCTTTAGAATCTCCTTTAATTTTATATCCTTTTTTGGTTAATATAATCTGAATTGCAGTCTGCTGGGAGGCTAAAGAATCTTTTTCTTTTGCCCAAAGAACTATAAAAGGTGAATTTTTCCATAACTCAACTGATTTTATTCTTCCTACCCCATATATCTCAGTTGTCAGATTCAAACTATCGACAACTTTTTCAATAATTCGCGAAGATTTCATAATTACTATTTCATTTCCCTTGCTAATTTCATTGTTTCCAAAAATAGAAACATTATCAGTTGGCAATTTGAAGGCCGTATTTGTGTTATCTAGAATTTTAATTTTGGCACTAGTTTGATAAATGTCACTGGCATATCGCAAATAAAAAAACGAAACGGACATGGTTAAAACCACTGACAAAACAATCCATTTCCAGTAGGATAGGTATTTTGAAATTTCCTGTTTAATATTGAAATTGTTTTTTTTGCTTTCCAATGGTATGTATAGGTTATTTTGTTAATATTAAAATGGTAGATAATGCAATTGAAATCACTGCCAATAAGTTACCAAAACTACTGACATAACCGGATGACGTTACTTTTGCACCATTCGGATTTACATAAATTACATCGTTTGGTTTTATATAGTAGTAAGGAGAATCAAACCATTTCTTTGAAGTTAAATCAATAGTCATGTATGTTTTTTTATTATTTTCTTCTCTGATTATTAATACATTCTGTCTTTTACCATGAATGGTTAAATCACCAGCATATCCTAGTGCTTGAAGAATACTGATGTTTTGTTCATTAAAAGTATAAGTACCAGGCATTTTTACTTCCCCAAGAACAGTAAATTTTGCATTTCTTAACCGTACAGTTACTGTGGGGTTTGATAGATGATTTCCATCTATTAATTTCTTAATTAAGAGATTTTCTAATTCTTGAATAGTTAATTCTTGAACTTTTATTTTTCCTAAAATAGGTAGTGTAATTGTGCCGTCTATTGTAACTAAATAGCCTGTTAAGGATGAATCAGCTTGATTTGTATTGTACATTGAAGCTAAATCGGGAGAGCTTGAAGAAATAACAATGCTTAAAATATCATTTCTTTGAATTTTCCCTTCAGAAAAAACAGTGTTGTCTTGTTCTTTTATATTTATATCATTGAAATAAATCAAATCTTTTTTAGTAGAGCAAGAACTTAAAAATATAAGAACTCCGATAATAAGTAAAAAGAAATTAGTTGTTTTTTTAATCATTTTGACATTTTTTTAATAGTATTAAACCAACTCTAAAGAATTATTTTTTAGATTATAGAATCTTACCAGTAATGTAAAGAATTGTTTTCTACTATCTTTGTATTTGAAAAGTATTATTTGATAATTGAATAGATTGTTAATCTGAAATAATTTGTTTTTAAATTTTTATTGGATTAACTGTCGTGAAAATATTTTTAATGAAGTCTTTACTTATGAATAATCTTTTTCAAATTTTGTTTTCTTATTCAATGGCATTTTATTTAAAGATTGATTCAAATGTTTGTCTGTTTTTTCGACAGCCAATCTTTTGATGAAATTCGGATAAAAAGGATTATTGATGTAATATATGCCGATTTTATATTTATGTGCTTTCAAAATACCATATTTAATATCCTCTAACGACAAAAGGTAGTGTGAGAATTTAATTCTTTTACGTTTTAGGAAATTTTTTGAATCTTTAGATTCGGAAATCATAATTAGTGTATAAGCTTCATAAATATTCAGCCAAAATGTCTTTTTTAAATTGTCAGTATTCAATTTTGAAACTAAATTGCTAGCTCTGGTAAAATACAATTCCTTTCTCAAAGAACTCGAATCTTCACCAAGTCTTGCTTTTTCAAGTATACGCTCAGATAAATTGATATAATATTTTGGCATTGTAAATATTCTAATCTTTAGCTTTTATAATCAATTAAAAAAAATAACACAACTTCTATATGATTGTAAATTTTAAGTATAATTATTTCCAGCAAATATTCAATCTTTATTTGTTTTAAATTAGAGTGCATTGTTAATTTTTAATTCTTA
This region of Flavobacterium lacustre genomic DNA includes:
- a CDS encoding GumC family protein — translated: MESKKNNFNIKQEISKYLSYWKWIVLSVVLTMSVSFFYLRYASDIYQTSAKIKILDNTNTAFKLPTDNVSIFGNNEISKGNEIVIMKSSRIIEKVVDSLNLTTEIYGVGRIKSVELWKNSPFIVLWAKEKDSLASQQTAIQIILTKKGYKIKGDSKEYKFGETNFNTSIPCKLILRNKDFLIKANGNAYKIILKTRKNVVQSIANSITIDYVVKQSDILSLTLNGFNQEKINDIINTLIEVFNQDGIQDRQLVSKKTIEFVDDRFKFIFNELDSIEISKANFKKEKELSYVEADASVLMQNNYESKSKLETANTQIALAELMKNTINSSKGLELLPSNIGIENVEVNGLVASYNEQILKRNKLILSGGGESNPMIRETGTLALQIKNNIKASIIGYMKVLEFNRNEFSRISSSDKSKYSKVPFNEKGVRSIERQQSIKESLYVLLLQKREEAAINLAITNPSIKVVDYAIFSATPIAPERNTVFITALLFGILLPIGTLYFYYLFDNKINSKEDLESLLPEIPVIAEIPFIETENKTIQFLDRSILSESFRILRNNINYINPVKSRGSILFVTSTIKGEGKTFVSLNLAITLSTLGKKVILIGADLRNPQLHRKLELERPNIKGVTNYLYDTSVKIKDIKVEHLTETNLNFDIIFSGTIPPNPAELLSNGRFEMLLNEIKNDYDYIIVDTAPTLLVADTTLITHLADTVLYVTRANFTEKKLLKFISNLKTLNSIKNIGLILNNVGQSKGYGYSYSYNYGYGYGYDNESIKNKPFHYKIKRGFNNWVKKTH
- a CDS encoding polysaccharide biosynthesis/export family protein, giving the protein MIKKTTNFFLLIIGVLIFLSSCSTKKDLIYFNDINIKEQDNTVFSEGKIQRNDILSIVISSSSPDLASMYNTNQADSSLTGYLVTIDGTITLPILGKIKVQELTIQELENLLIKKLIDGNHLSNPTVTVRLRNAKFTVLGEVKMPGTYTFNEQNISILQALGYAGDLTIHGKRQNVLIIREENNKKTYMTIDLTSKKWFDSPYYYIKPNDVIYVNPNGAKVTSSGYVSSFGNLLAVISIALSTILILTK
- a CDS encoding DUF547 domain-containing protein, with the protein product MPKYYINLSERILEKARLGEDSSSLRKELYFTRASNLVSKLNTDNLKKTFWLNIYEAYTLIMISESKDSKNFLKRKRIKFSHYLLSLEDIKYGILKAHKYKIGIYYINNPFYPNFIKRLAVEKTDKHLNQSLNKMPLNKKTKFEKDYS